The following coding sequences are from one Desulfosporosinus orientis DSM 765 window:
- a CDS encoding NAD(P)/FAD-dependent oxidoreductase has translation MQKIANVVIIGGGITGCAAAYELALRGVKDIVVIEKQYLSSGATGRCGAGVRQQWGTETNAILARDSVKRFESMNEELEYDRDIEFKQGGYLMVSYTEKEWEQYKKNVAVQHSLGIPTKMITPQEALEIVPHLNTKGLIGATFCHSDGHANPFHVVDAYYKAAARLGVKFETYTSVTGIKLEKGKVTGVKTSNGDIFAQTVINACGYAAGQICDMVGFKLPLYPQRHQALVTEPVEPCQDPMVISLHHRLYCQQTPHGSFVMGVGDPNEPKDFNIQSSWQFLEDVARQATTVLPLLKNLRVVRQWSGLYDMSPDANPILDEVPGAKGMWVAAGFSGHGFMVAPQTAVLLVQKILGQECFMPIERFSLDRFSGGKLDLESAVV, from the coding sequence GTGCAAAAGATAGCAAATGTTGTGATCATCGGCGGAGGAATTACCGGCTGTGCAGCTGCCTATGAACTGGCCCTGCGCGGGGTTAAGGACATAGTGGTTATTGAAAAACAATACCTGTCTTCCGGAGCAACGGGGCGCTGTGGGGCTGGAGTCCGCCAGCAATGGGGAACGGAAACCAACGCCATACTGGCCAGAGACAGTGTGAAACGCTTTGAGAGTATGAACGAAGAGCTTGAATATGATCGGGATATTGAATTTAAGCAAGGCGGCTATCTGATGGTTTCCTATACGGAAAAGGAATGGGAGCAATACAAAAAAAATGTTGCCGTCCAGCATAGCCTGGGGATTCCCACGAAAATGATTACTCCCCAGGAAGCCTTGGAAATTGTCCCTCATTTAAACACAAAGGGCTTGATCGGAGCCACTTTCTGCCATTCAGACGGGCATGCCAACCCTTTTCATGTGGTTGATGCTTATTATAAAGCTGCCGCCAGGCTGGGAGTGAAGTTTGAAACCTACACTTCGGTTACCGGTATCAAGCTGGAAAAAGGCAAAGTAACTGGGGTTAAGACTTCGAATGGGGATATCTTTGCCCAAACAGTGATCAATGCCTGTGGTTACGCTGCGGGACAAATTTGTGACATGGTTGGTTTTAAGCTTCCTCTTTATCCCCAGCGTCATCAGGCCTTAGTCACTGAACCTGTGGAGCCTTGTCAGGATCCCATGGTCATTTCACTCCATCATCGCTTATACTGCCAGCAGACCCCCCACGGCAGTTTTGTTATGGGTGTGGGAGATCCTAATGAACCTAAAGATTTTAATATTCAATCCAGCTGGCAGTTCCTGGAGGATGTGGCTCGTCAAGCCACAACAGTGTTGCCTTTGCTGAAAAATCTCCGTGTGGTTCGTCAATGGTCCGGTCTCTATGATATGAGTCCGGATGCCAATCCGATTTTGGATGAAGTTCCCGGTGCTAAAGGAATGTGGGTGGCCGCTGGGTTCAGTGGTCATGGTTTCATGGTTGCCCCACAGACAGCAGTCTTGTTAGTCCAGAAAATATTGGGACAAGAATGTTTCATGCCCATCGAACGATTTAGTCTGGATCGTTTCAGCGGCGGCAAGCTGGACCTGGAGTCCGCCGTCGTCTAA
- a CDS encoding (2Fe-2S)-binding protein produces the protein METKDVVICRCEDITLDEIQDLIKEGYRTIDEIKRVLRAGMGPCQGRTCRMLIAQELAKFYGIPVGDVLMPTFRPTVKPVKLGTYAEGE, from the coding sequence ATGGAAACTAAAGATGTGGTTATTTGCCGGTGTGAAGATATTACCCTGGACGAAATTCAGGATCTGATCAAGGAAGGGTACCGAACCATTGATGAGATTAAGCGTGTGCTGCGTGCCGGAATGGGCCCTTGCCAAGGACGAACTTGTCGGATGTTAATTGCCCAAGAATTAGCAAAGTTTTATGGCATTCCTGTGGGAGACGTTTTAATGCCGACTTTTCGCCCTACAGTGAAGCCGGTTAAGCTGGGCACATATGCGGAGGGTGAGTAG
- a CDS encoding 4Fe-4S binding protein has translation MLKKTGVPTTEDIKAVSPSQERLNKGPVAVIECFQEIPCNPCTESCKQGAIQPMADINDLPKLDPEKCNGCGVCLSRCPGLAIFIVDGSFSDEEAIVRIPFEYLPVPQVGEEVMGLNRSGEELGIFKVNKVQSGGQKNKTYTIWLVVPKELAMEVRSIRLGGVRHGN, from the coding sequence ATGTTAAAGAAGACGGGAGTTCCCACAACTGAAGATATAAAGGCTGTTTCTCCCAGCCAAGAACGCTTAAACAAAGGTCCGGTTGCCGTCATTGAGTGCTTCCAGGAGATTCCTTGCAATCCCTGCACAGAATCCTGCAAACAAGGGGCAATTCAGCCAATGGCAGACATTAACGATTTGCCGAAGCTGGACCCCGAAAAATGCAACGGCTGCGGTGTTTGTCTCAGCCGCTGTCCGGGATTAGCTATTTTCATAGTCGACGGCTCCTTTAGTGATGAGGAAGCCATTGTCAGAATTCCTTTCGAATATCTGCCTGTCCCGCAAGTGGGAGAAGAGGTTATGGGCTTAAACCGCTCCGGGGAAGAACTGGGGATTTTTAAAGTCAATAAAGTCCAGTCGGGGGGCCAGAAAAACAAAACATACACAATATGGTTAGTTGTTCCCAAAGAACTGGCCATGGAAGTGCGTAGTATACGTTTGGGAGGAGTCCGTCATGGAAACTAA
- a CDS encoding NAD(P)/FAD-dependent oxidoreductase, which translates to MKDIEILIIGGGPAGLSAAVAAADLGAKVLVVERDEKPGGQLVKQTHKFFGSKKQYAGDRGFQIGNLLIEQCAQNPKIEVWNDTTALGIYEDGVVTAEQQGRHLKINPRKIIVATGASEKMIPFPNNDLPGVYGAGAVQTLMNVHGIVPGQRVLMVGAGNIGLIVSYQLMQAGVEIAAIIEAAPTIGGYLVHASKVRRAGVPILTSHTIREAYGADTVEGAIISQLDENWQPISGTEQDLKVDVICLAVGLSPLTELCFQADCRMKYVPELSGHVPIRNESMETTRPGLYVAGDVSGVEEASSAMVEGRLAGICAAYSLGYGEDLAPKLQREAQAELRELRSGPAGQKTLAGLAKLMEKGEAAC; encoded by the coding sequence GTGAAAGATATAGAGATTCTCATTATTGGCGGCGGTCCGGCAGGTTTGAGTGCTGCCGTTGCGGCGGCTGATTTAGGGGCAAAGGTGCTTGTTGTAGAGAGAGATGAGAAACCTGGCGGTCAACTGGTTAAACAAACCCACAAGTTCTTTGGTTCTAAAAAGCAATATGCCGGGGACCGGGGCTTCCAAATCGGCAATTTGCTTATCGAACAATGTGCTCAGAATCCTAAAATTGAAGTTTGGAACGATACAACAGCTTTAGGAATCTATGAAGACGGAGTAGTAACAGCAGAGCAGCAGGGCAGGCACCTCAAAATCAATCCTCGCAAAATTATTGTTGCTACGGGTGCCTCTGAGAAGATGATTCCTTTTCCCAATAACGATTTGCCCGGGGTTTACGGGGCCGGAGCAGTGCAGACCTTAATGAATGTACATGGGATTGTTCCCGGGCAGCGTGTGCTGATGGTCGGTGCAGGTAATATCGGCTTAATCGTTTCTTATCAACTAATGCAGGCCGGAGTGGAAATAGCAGCGATTATCGAAGCAGCACCAACCATAGGCGGTTATCTCGTTCATGCCTCCAAGGTACGACGTGCGGGAGTTCCGATTTTGACTTCCCATACTATCCGGGAAGCCTACGGTGCAGATACTGTAGAAGGTGCCATTATCTCACAACTAGATGAGAACTGGCAGCCTATATCTGGGACAGAGCAAGATTTAAAAGTGGATGTTATCTGCTTGGCTGTCGGCTTAAGCCCCTTAACAGAACTATGTTTCCAAGCCGACTGCCGGATGAAATATGTGCCGGAGCTTTCCGGGCATGTTCCTATCAGAAACGAATCAATGGAAACCACTCGTCCGGGACTCTATGTTGCTGGGGATGTCAGCGGAGTTGAAGAAGCCAGTTCGGCTATGGTGGAAGGCCGCTTAGCAGGTATCTGCGCGGCATACAGCCTTGGTTATGGTGAGGATCTGGCTCCGAAGCTGCAAAGGGAGGCTCAGGCAGAGTTAAGGGAACTCCGCTCCGGTCCCGCGGGACAAAAGACCCTTGCCGGATTAGCTAAATTAATGGAAAAGGGGGAGGCGGCATGTTAA
- a CDS encoding (2Fe-2S)-binding protein, with amino-acid sequence MRITEHPILDFLRGEEISFFFDGQELKGHEGETIAAALHAAGVRVLGHSQTRHRPRGLFCAIGNCSSCLMVVDGEPNVRICVEKLKPGMRVETQQGKGQLK; translated from the coding sequence ATGCGAATCACCGAGCATCCAATTTTAGACTTCCTGCGTGGAGAGGAAATTTCATTTTTCTTTGATGGACAAGAGCTGAAAGGCCATGAAGGGGAAACTATTGCAGCAGCCTTGCATGCAGCCGGAGTTCGGGTTTTAGGACATAGTCAGACAAGGCATCGCCCCCGTGGCCTTTTTTGCGCCATCGGCAATTGTTCTTCTTGCCTGATGGTGGTGGACGGAGAACCCAATGTGAGAATCTGTGTGGAAAAGCTTAAGCCCGGCATGCGAGTAGAAACTCAACAGGGAAAGGGGCAGCTAAAGTGA
- a CDS encoding ABC transporter ATP-binding protein → MLKLEKVDVSYGSIKALHGISVEVKNSEIVALIGANGAGKSTTLRTISGLLKPSSKESIITFKDVQIQGMPPHKIVEMGLSHVPEGRRVFPEMSVYENLLMGAHSRKGKPGQEDFDRVYHHFPRLKERIKQVAGTLSGGEQQMLAMGRALMTRPDLLILDEPSMGLAPMLVEEIFHIIEDINAAGTTILLVEQNAHLALEISHRAYVLETGEIVLEGPARELAQNEDIRKAYLGE, encoded by the coding sequence ATGTTGAAGTTAGAAAAGGTTGATGTGAGCTATGGCTCAATCAAAGCGTTACATGGAATTTCTGTGGAAGTAAAAAATAGTGAAATTGTGGCCTTGATTGGTGCCAATGGAGCTGGAAAAAGTACGACCCTGCGTACAATTTCGGGACTGCTGAAGCCTTCCAGCAAAGAGAGTATCATTACTTTTAAAGATGTACAAATTCAGGGGATGCCCCCTCACAAAATTGTCGAGATGGGCCTTTCCCACGTCCCTGAAGGGCGCCGGGTTTTTCCGGAGATGTCTGTTTATGAGAATCTCCTGATGGGTGCTCACAGCCGTAAAGGCAAGCCCGGTCAAGAAGATTTCGACCGCGTTTATCACCACTTTCCCAGGCTGAAGGAAAGAATTAAACAGGTGGCAGGTACTTTATCCGGCGGAGAACAGCAAATGCTGGCTATGGGCCGGGCCCTGATGACTAGACCGGATCTGCTGATTCTGGATGAACCCAGTATGGGTTTAGCCCCTATGCTGGTGGAAGAGATTTTCCACATCATTGAAGATATTAATGCCGCCGGCACAACCATCCTCTTGGTGGAACAAAACGCCCACTTGGCTTTAGAAATCTCCCACCGGGCCTATGTTTTGGAAACCGGTGAAATCGTCCTGGAAGGTCCGGCAAGAGAACTGGCCCAAAACGAAGATATCCGCAAGGCATACCTGGGCGAATAA
- a CDS encoding ABC transporter ATP-binding protein, whose translation MSLLSLNNVTIRFGGLTAVDTVNLEVKQGEILALIGPNGAGKSTVFNLITGIYKPTEGEITLAGKSLAGVPTHKVAEMGITRTFQTIRLFTELSVLDNVKIGAHCSGKAGLFHALTRVPGMKREEAEITEKSLEALQFLDLVGKREELAKNLSYGEQRRLEIARALVSKPKILLLDEPAAGMNPQEKVVLMDMIRKIRDTGITIFLVEHDMKLVMGISERIAVLDYGKLIAEGLPQEVRSNKAVIEAYLGSGKFKSRIRR comes from the coding sequence GTGAGCTTATTATCGTTAAATAACGTAACCATCCGCTTTGGCGGTCTGACAGCAGTTGATACTGTTAACTTAGAGGTAAAACAGGGTGAAATTTTAGCCTTGATTGGCCCTAATGGAGCAGGCAAAAGTACGGTTTTTAACTTGATTACCGGAATTTATAAACCTACTGAAGGGGAAATTACCCTGGCAGGCAAGTCCCTGGCAGGAGTTCCAACCCACAAGGTCGCAGAGATGGGAATCACTCGAACCTTCCAGACCATTCGCCTGTTTACCGAGCTTTCTGTCTTGGATAATGTTAAAATCGGTGCCCACTGCAGCGGCAAAGCAGGCTTGTTTCATGCTTTGACCCGGGTACCCGGCATGAAGCGGGAAGAAGCGGAAATCACGGAGAAATCTCTGGAAGCTCTTCAATTTCTTGATTTAGTGGGAAAACGAGAGGAATTGGCTAAAAATCTGTCCTATGGTGAACAGCGGCGTTTGGAAATAGCCCGGGCTCTGGTTTCCAAGCCGAAAATTTTACTGTTGGATGAGCCTGCAGCAGGAATGAACCCTCAAGAAAAAGTAGTGCTCATGGATATGATCCGCAAAATTCGGGATACGGGCATTACGATTTTTTTGGTTGAACACGATATGAAGCTGGTCATGGGTATTTCTGAGCGAATTGCCGTACTTGATTATGGCAAGCTCATTGCAGAAGGGCTGCCTCAGGAGGTCCGCAGCAATAAAGCTGTCATCGAAGCATACTTGGGCTCCGGTAAATTCAAAAGTAGAATTCGGCGCTAA
- a CDS encoding branched-chain amino acid ABC transporter permease — MKKLLNNWIIQVLLFLGVLALTALVANLINDLIPAYILMVVLFIGINLIMALGLNLITGVTGQLSLGHAAFMSIGAYSSAIATVNYHVPFLLGVLIGGLVAGLFGIIIGFPTLRLTGDYLAIATLGFAEIVRVQFTNMKITNGAIGFLGIEGSTTFPIVMTIVVLTICAMVWLENSRNGRAMLAIREDEIASSAVGINTTLYKIQAFAIGAFCAGVGGALFAHTTTFIQPTDFGFLKSVDILNIVVLGGLGSIPGTIIGAVVLTAAPEILRPLANYRMMVYGVLLIIIMIFRPYGLMGGVNLRQAVRRAFMLPKKKQAGRGE; from the coding sequence ATGAAGAAATTATTAAACAACTGGATTATTCAAGTCTTGCTGTTCCTGGGTGTGCTTGCTTTAACTGCTTTAGTGGCTAATTTGATCAACGATCTCATTCCTGCCTATATACTCATGGTCGTGCTGTTTATTGGTATTAATTTAATTATGGCTTTAGGCTTAAATTTAATTACAGGGGTAACAGGTCAGCTTTCTCTCGGTCATGCGGCTTTTATGAGTATCGGGGCTTATTCTTCGGCCATTGCTACCGTCAACTATCACGTTCCTTTTCTTTTAGGTGTATTAATCGGGGGTCTTGTGGCAGGCCTTTTTGGAATTATTATTGGCTTTCCGACTCTGCGTTTGACAGGCGATTATTTAGCCATTGCAACCTTAGGTTTTGCAGAGATTGTTCGGGTCCAATTTACGAATATGAAGATTACCAATGGGGCCATTGGTTTCCTTGGGATTGAAGGCTCAACAACCTTTCCGATTGTTATGACCATTGTGGTTCTGACGATCTGCGCTATGGTTTGGCTGGAAAATTCCCGTAACGGCCGGGCCATGCTGGCTATTCGGGAAGATGAGATTGCTTCATCGGCCGTTGGGATTAATACTACCCTGTATAAGATTCAGGCCTTTGCCATAGGGGCTTTTTGTGCCGGAGTCGGAGGGGCTTTATTTGCTCACACAACCACTTTTATTCAACCTACGGACTTCGGCTTTCTTAAATCCGTTGATATCTTAAATATTGTTGTTCTGGGCGGATTGGGCAGTATTCCGGGAACGATTATTGGTGCTGTGGTTCTGACGGCAGCTCCGGAAATTTTGAGACCACTGGCCAATTACCGGATGATGGTCTACGGGGTACTCTTAATTATTATCATGATCTTCCGTCCTTATGGCTTAATGGGCGGAGTCAACCTAAGGCAGGCCGTTCGCCGTGCATTTATGCTGCCTAAGAAAAAACAGGCCGGACGGGGGGAATAA
- a CDS encoding branched-chain amino acid ABC transporter permease produces the protein MPILNNLMQQLVNGLALGSIYALIALGYTMVYGIIGMINFAYGEIFMFGAYAGLVIALTNYSNIYVALLGATIITMILGVVIERIAYKPLRRSSRLSALISAIGVSIFLSSTMVRLKGPNTRGFPTLFENKIYEIGNFQITIYQIVIIGVAGLMMLGLHLFVSYTKMGRAMRACAQDQDAASLMGVNIDRVISVTFAIGSGLAGTAGVLAGIYFNAVQPYMGLMAGLKAFAAAVLGGIGSIPGAMIGGLVIGMTEILGITVNLSQYKDAFAFAILILVLLFKPSGILGRKANKKV, from the coding sequence TTGCCGATTTTAAACAATCTGATGCAGCAACTTGTTAACGGGCTCGCCCTAGGAAGCATCTATGCCCTTATTGCTTTAGGCTACACCATGGTGTACGGTATCATCGGTATGATCAATTTCGCTTATGGCGAAATCTTTATGTTTGGCGCATATGCAGGCCTAGTGATAGCCTTGACTAATTATTCCAATATATATGTAGCGTTATTAGGCGCTACAATCATAACCATGATACTTGGAGTTGTGATTGAGCGAATTGCTTATAAACCCCTTCGTCGTTCATCAAGACTTTCTGCTTTGATCAGTGCTATTGGTGTGTCCATCTTCCTATCCTCGACAATGGTCCGGCTGAAAGGACCTAATACAAGAGGGTTCCCCACACTATTTGAAAATAAGATCTATGAAATAGGAAATTTCCAGATTACTATTTACCAAATCGTCATTATTGGGGTAGCAGGTCTTATGATGCTCGGTTTACACCTCTTTGTATCCTACACCAAGATGGGCAGGGCTATGCGCGCATGTGCACAGGATCAAGATGCGGCTAGCCTCATGGGTGTGAATATTGACCGGGTAATCTCTGTTACCTTTGCTATAGGTTCCGGTTTAGCTGGAACAGCCGGGGTTTTGGCAGGTATTTATTTTAACGCGGTGCAGCCGTATATGGGGCTTATGGCTGGTCTTAAGGCCTTTGCTGCGGCAGTTCTCGGCGGAATCGGCAGTATACCTGGAGCTATGATCGGCGGACTGGTTATTGGAATGACTGAAATATTAGGTATTACAGTCAACTTATCTCAGTACAAAGATGCTTTTGCCTTTGCCATCCTAATCTTGGTGCTTTTGTTCAAGCCTTCAGGAATCCTTGGACGTAAAGCCAATAAAAAGGTTTAA
- a CDS encoding ABC transporter substrate-binding protein, translated as MIRKKSKALVAMSLVMSALLMVSGCGASKTSENASNAADSKEPIKIGFLGAKTGDVAIYGLNTLKGLNMAVEELNKEGVLGRQVELVEEDNAGQKDQAINITNKLISQDKVVAIIGDPTTGITRVAGQIANSKKTVIMSAGSTGTNVVEIGPYVFRDTLLDTIAAPATMKYIIQDKGWKNVALITSKNNDYSVSLSKIFSDAIKANGGNIVIEEYIQDKDTDFSGQVTKIKAANPDVIVFSGYYTEGALIMKKAREVGIQAVMVGGDGLQGDDLMKIGGAAVEGSISYAGFSPEQPTPNTEKFINAFKAKYNNELPDLFAAQGYDALMLIAKAIKDANSADPEVFKDTLAKTKNYDGVSGSITFQESREPIKSPVYLLEVKDGKFSLLKKVPIEVK; from the coding sequence ATGATTCGGAAAAAGAGTAAAGCCCTTGTTGCCATGAGCTTAGTGATGTCTGCTTTGCTTATGGTAAGCGGCTGCGGGGCGAGTAAGACATCAGAAAATGCCTCAAATGCAGCAGACAGCAAAGAACCTATCAAGATTGGTTTCCTGGGTGCCAAAACGGGTGATGTGGCAATCTACGGATTGAACACATTGAAAGGGTTGAACATGGCTGTTGAAGAACTCAACAAAGAAGGAGTTCTCGGACGTCAAGTAGAGCTGGTTGAAGAGGATAATGCAGGGCAAAAGGATCAGGCGATTAATATTACCAACAAATTAATCAGTCAGGACAAAGTTGTCGCTATTATCGGTGACCCAACTACAGGAATTACCCGGGTGGCAGGACAAATTGCCAACAGTAAAAAAACGGTTATCATGTCTGCAGGTTCAACTGGTACCAACGTCGTGGAAATTGGACCTTACGTTTTCCGGGATACTTTATTAGATACTATTGCTGCTCCGGCAACTATGAAGTACATTATTCAGGACAAAGGCTGGAAGAATGTAGCTTTGATTACTTCAAAGAACAATGATTACAGTGTATCTTTGTCAAAGATCTTTAGCGATGCTATCAAGGCTAATGGCGGAAATATCGTGATTGAAGAGTATATTCAAGATAAAGATACGGACTTTAGCGGACAAGTAACGAAGATTAAGGCCGCTAACCCTGATGTTATTGTATTCTCCGGTTATTACACTGAAGGCGCTCTTATCATGAAGAAGGCCCGTGAAGTAGGCATCCAGGCTGTTATGGTCGGAGGAGACGGACTGCAAGGGGACGATCTCATGAAAATCGGCGGAGCTGCTGTAGAAGGTTCTATCTCCTATGCAGGCTTCTCTCCGGAACAGCCCACACCCAACACAGAGAAATTCATTAATGCCTTTAAAGCAAAATATAACAATGAATTGCCTGACTTGTTTGCTGCCCAAGGTTATGATGCCTTAATGCTTATTGCTAAAGCTATCAAAGATGCCAACAGTGCGGATCCTGAAGTCTTTAAAGATACCTTGGCCAAAACCAAAAACTATGATGGTGTTTCCGGCTCCATCACCTTCCAGGAAAGCCGTGAACCCATTAAGAGTCCGGTATATTTGCTGGAAGTTAAAGACGGCAAGTTTTCCTTGCTGAAAAAGGTGCCTATCGAAGTTAAATAA
- a CDS encoding sigma-54-dependent Fis family transcriptional regulator, producing MTSLSLTKIIDKNVIVVSAAQKLKDTLEQALTHHLIVKSNQRILGVLTKEQALFLTPTDQLLSEFPWTPPITLRSDVDIVSFCQKHLGQLRPIILINAWGEIEGVVTPAHLLEGLLESWNVLNAFYNTLLDTVNEAVAVVNQDGIVTHWNAKAQSMYSITEQAITGKPITNFFERTALATLAILDEGGPIRQAYHRPRPETHVQINASPVLFQDKIVGAISAEQDITQVVRLNEELSHASSQLHDLKHKAGPSKDPFSRVIGKGLSIQQTISVARKVSGSEATVLITGESGVGKELFAQAIHEHSPRADKPFIAVNCGAIPIALFESELFGYKGGAFTGAERKGKPGKLELAHGGTLFLDEIGELPTQLQVKLLRVLQDKRFYRVGGTEPLTVDARIVAATNRDLEKMIVSGEFREDLYYRLNVITLEIPPLRERTEDIPDLVQTFFQEFTLKYNKPIPALDAEVMLNFLNYDWPGNIRELRNVIERLAILAEGEILNSQYLPPSLSSCSPSLAASASALSSTFLRRDFPARGNSQEIEQIRGALEKTNGNKTAAAKLLGISRGTLYYKLNQYKGI from the coding sequence ATGACATCTCTATCCCTGACCAAAATCATCGACAAGAATGTTATCGTTGTCTCGGCAGCTCAGAAATTGAAAGATACTTTAGAACAGGCACTTACTCATCATTTAATCGTCAAGTCCAACCAGCGTATTCTCGGGGTTCTGACTAAAGAGCAAGCGCTCTTCCTTACCCCCACAGATCAATTACTCAGCGAATTTCCCTGGACGCCGCCAATCACCCTCAGATCCGATGTGGACATCGTCAGTTTTTGTCAAAAGCACCTGGGACAGCTCCGTCCCATCATCTTGATCAATGCCTGGGGAGAGATCGAAGGGGTTGTCACCCCTGCCCATCTTCTGGAAGGGCTGCTGGAATCCTGGAACGTATTGAATGCTTTTTATAACACCTTACTGGATACTGTCAACGAAGCTGTGGCCGTAGTTAATCAGGATGGGATTGTCACTCATTGGAATGCGAAAGCTCAAAGCATGTATTCTATTACAGAACAAGCTATTACAGGGAAACCCATCACCAATTTCTTTGAGCGTACAGCCTTAGCCACACTGGCCATTCTTGACGAGGGAGGGCCTATCCGCCAGGCCTATCACCGCCCCCGGCCGGAGACTCATGTACAAATCAACGCTTCCCCAGTCCTTTTCCAGGATAAGATCGTAGGAGCCATTTCAGCGGAGCAGGACATTACTCAAGTAGTTCGCCTCAATGAAGAGTTATCCCATGCCAGCTCCCAATTGCATGACCTTAAACATAAAGCCGGGCCTTCTAAGGATCCTTTCAGCAGAGTCATCGGCAAAGGCCTTTCTATCCAGCAAACTATTTCTGTAGCCCGCAAAGTTTCCGGCAGTGAAGCAACGGTCCTCATCACCGGAGAAAGCGGTGTGGGCAAGGAGCTCTTCGCCCAAGCAATTCATGAACATAGCCCCCGGGCTGATAAGCCCTTTATCGCTGTCAACTGCGGAGCGATCCCCATAGCTCTTTTCGAAAGTGAATTATTCGGTTATAAAGGAGGAGCTTTTACAGGAGCTGAACGCAAAGGCAAACCGGGAAAATTAGAGCTGGCTCACGGCGGCACTCTCTTTTTAGATGAGATTGGGGAGCTGCCCACCCAACTCCAAGTCAAACTCCTGCGGGTTTTGCAGGATAAGCGCTTTTACCGGGTGGGAGGAACGGAACCTCTGACCGTGGATGCCCGCATTGTAGCGGCTACCAACCGGGATTTGGAGAAAATGATTGTCAGCGGAGAGTTTCGTGAAGATCTATACTATCGTCTGAATGTGATTACTCTGGAAATTCCTCCGCTTCGTGAACGGACAGAGGACATTCCCGATTTGGTTCAGACCTTTTTTCAAGAGTTCACTCTAAAATACAACAAACCCATTCCTGCTCTTGATGCCGAAGTCATGCTCAACTTTTTAAATTATGACTGGCCCGGCAATATCCGTGAACTGCGCAATGTCATTGAACGGCTGGCCATCCTGGCTGAAGGAGAGATTTTGAATTCTCAGTACCTGCCGCCTAGCCTTTCCTCCTGCAGCCCCTCTTTAGCTGCTTCAGCCTCCGCCTTATCTTCGACTTTCTTAAGACGGGATTTCCCCGCCAGGGGGAATAGCCAGGAAATAGAACAGATTAGAGGGGCGTTAGAAAAAACCAACGGCAACAAGACTGCTGCCGCCAAACTCCTGGGGATCTCCCGGGGAACCCTTTATTATAAACTCAACCAGTATAAGGGGATCTGA